Within Candidatus Stygibacter australis, the genomic segment GGTGATCTGGAAGTTATGGAACCAGGAAATGCTTATTTACTTAGCTGGCCTATTATCCCTTCTGAAGCACTCTATCTTACTTACCCTCCTGAATATCTAATTTCCCGCTCTCAACCTGAAACCAGTCAGGTATCAAATATTGCTGACTGGCAACTGGTAAATTCATACCAGTCTAATATGATCCTCATGGCACAAATAATTGCTGATGGTAATGTAATTGATGATGATAGTAATTATTCCGTAGGAGTATTTGATGATAATAACCGTTGCCGCAGCATTGGTAAGCTGGAAAATGATCTCTGGTATTTCACTATTGCTGGTGATGAAGCAGAACCTCTGGAACTTAGACTTTATGATAATACAACAAAAGCAGTTTATTCATCCCCGCAATCAGTAATATTTACCTCTGATAGTATCTCAGGAACACCAGATAAACTTCGTAGTTTCGATTTTACTACTGGAAATTTTCCTGTAAATACTCAAAATCTCCTTCTGAAGAGTAATTATCCTAATCCTTTTAATCCCACTACATCTTTCAGTTATCTTATTCCTGCCAGTGGACAGGTGAATCTCTCAATTTATAATGTAAAAGGACAATTAGTGGAAACTCTGGTAAGCTCTTATCAGGAAGCTGGTGAGTATTCTATTAGCTGGAATGCTGATAATTACAGTTCTGGTATCTATTTCTATCAACTTAACTGGGGAGATGAACATATTTCGCGTAAATGTATTTTAATGAAATAGATTGCATATTTCTTTAAGACCCCGGAAATCTCCGGGGTCTTTTTCGATTAAGAGAGTTAATATGAAAAAATATATCCTGATATTACTGATCTTCACATATTTGTTCCTTATTGCAAATCCACCTGACTGGGAACCCATAACCGGTACAGAATTCTCTATGATCCTCTTTGCCAGAATTGCTTATAATGATACTTTTTTCACCAGTAATGAAGAGAATATTGTTGCCGCTTTTGGCCCCGGAGGTGATTCTGATTGCAGATGTATTGCCGGATGGCAGGATTATGATCCTTACGGCTTCTGGTATTTCAATATTGTGGGCAATATAAATGGTGAGATGATCACATTTAAGTTTTATGACAGTGTCACGGATAATATCTATGAATGTCTGCAAACCTATGAATTTCAGGATAATGCCAATATTGGTTCTCCTACTGAACCTGCATTATTAAGTATCGATGCCAGCCTGATCACTGGAAATATCAGCTTGAGTACAACATCTCCTCCAGCAGGGAATATCCTGGATGTGATCATCACTAATGGCACATATACTGCTCATCCTAATATATATGGCAATTATCAGCTTTCTGCTGATCCCGGTACATATAATGTAACTGCATCTCTGAACGATTATAATCCCGTTACGATTACGGACGTCGAAGTTCTCGAAGGTCAGCAGACAATAAATATTGATTTTAATCTTATTGACTGGGTTACAATTACAGGAACTCAATATAATATGGTTTTCATGTGCCAGGTGTTTATAAATGATGAGCCGTTTGAGGGTGATATTAACAATCATCTGGCTGCTTTTGGTCCCGCCGGTATTGAGGATTGTAGAGGAGTAGCTGTCTGGCAGGAGGCAAATCCACCTTACTGGGATGGTTACTGGTTTTTCACGATCGTGAGTAATACCCAGGCTGATAGTATATATTTCAGTATATTTGATAGCAGCAGCGGAAATGTATATGAATGCCAGGAATCAATTTTATTTGAGAATGATGCCACAATAGGCTCACCGGATGAACCTTTTGAGATAAATGTAGATCTGCATGTGATCCAACATATAAACCCGGAGCCAGCCTGGAACTGGATATCATTCAATGTTCACCCCCAGGATATTGCCATTGAAAGCGTTTTTGCTCCTTTGGAACCCTTTGTCTATCAAGTGAAGAATCAGTTGCAATCTGTGATATATTACGAAAGCATTGATACCTGGCTGGGTGATCTTTCTCAGATAACAGATGGTGAATCTTACTTGATCTATATGTCAAATACCTATAATGATTTCAGCCTCGAAGGTGTTCCTATTCCTGTTGACAGGCCTATCCCACTTACGGCTGAATGGAACTGGATCGCCTATTTCCCGCAATCTATTTATGATCTTGATATAGCGCTCAGTAGTATTGTTCCCGAGGTTATCCAGGTGAAAACTCAAGCTCAGTCTGCAAATTACATTGATCCTCCCGGGTATTGGGTTGGTGATCTTCTGCAAATGGAGCCTGGAATAGGATATAAAATCGATATGTCCTCAGCGGCTCAACTTATTTATGGCTCAAGGGATACTAATAATAATCCGCAACAACCACCAGCCACTGATGATCCTCCGCTCTGGGAACTGATCAATGGTACTCAGTATTCAATGGTCTATATGGCAAATATTATCCTGGATGGAGAAGCATTCACAGGTGATGATGAAAATCTGGCAGCAGCTTTTGGTAATGCCGGAGATTCTGATTGCCGCAGTATTGCTGCCTGGCAGCAGCCAAATCCTCCGGCTTATGACGGTTTCTGGTACTTTACTATTATTGGTAATACTGAAGGTGAAGATATCCAATTCCAGATCTATGATTCCTTATCTGATCAGGTATTCACAAGTCAACAATCTATAACTTTTGAAAATAACAACACAATTGGTTCACCCTTTGAGCCAGCAGAATTGATCTTCTATTCTTCCTCAGAAGATAATAATGAACTTCCTGACATAAATTCCCTGTGTTTAAATATTTATCCCAATCCTTTCAATCCCGAAACAACTATCAGTTTTTATCTGGATGATACTCAAAAAGTAAATTTATCCATTTATAATTTGAAGGGACAAAGAATAATAAATTTATTTGATAGTATATTACCGCAGGGAGATCATAAAATCGGCTGGGATGGGAAAGATAATCTTAATAAAAAAGTAAGTTCAGGAATCTATCTCATAAAACTCTCTTTACCTGAAAAGACCATAACAAAGAAAACCCTGTTACTAAAATAATTCCATCCCAACTAAGCAGAAGTCCTGATTTTTCTTAAGACCGCTATGTCCGCTAAGGCTTCTCAAATATCGTCCAGAAATCCTATTATCTGATGCTTGATCTCATCTCTCACTTTACGGGTTTCCTCCAGAACTTCTTCTTCGGTGCCCTTTAATGAAGAGGGGTCTTTAAAACTCCAATGTATCCTGCCATCTATCACCAGTCCCGGGAATATCGGACAGCGTTCAGCAGCAGTTTTATCACATACTGTGATCAGATATGAATATGATCTGCCTTCTTTAAAATATTCAAATACACTGTTACACTCATTACTTGAAATATCTATCCCGATCTCCTGCATCACCTTAACGACGTTAGGATTAAGCTTACCAGGTTCCAACCCGGAACTTTCGGCTGTATATCTATCGCCACCCAATTCGTTGCAAAAAGCTTCTGCCATTTGACTCCGGGCAGAATTATGTATGCATACAAAAAGAATTCTCTTTTTCATTACATTCCTCCGTATTCCAATATAATTCTACCCGTTATTTGTTAATTTACAATAAACTATATAGCCACATGGACATTATCCACCAGGATCGAGGGCATCCAGTTTGAACCAGTAGCATGAAGTGTATCTTCCACAGCATCTATCTTTTTCAGCATTTTATAGATATTACCTGAAACCATACCTTCTTTGAGCCTGCCGATGATCTTGCCGTTCTCAACATATAAACCCGGAGATACTCCCAGGGAGAAATCTCCATTAGGCAAGTTCCCGCTATGGGCTCCCAGCATACTTTCCAGGATCACTCCCCGCTTCATTCCCTGCACCATCTCATCAAAAGATGTATGACCAGGCTGTAATCTTAGACTGTGTAATACGGGAGATGGAAGAGAAGTTATTGAACCACGGATACCATGTCCTGTAGGTCTTTCATTTAATTTCTGCGCATAATTAAGATCATTAAATCTTTTCTCAAACACCCCATTTTTAATGATATTATGCCGATGACATACTACTCCTTCATCATCAAAGGGACGACATCCGGGATATTGCTCATCAAGAGGGTCAGTAAAAAGGTTAAGTTTCTCATCAAATATCCTGATACCCAATTTTTCTGCGATAGGAGTGATCTTATCGTAGTAACTGCGTGAACTGGTACCCAGGGCAAGACGCCAGGTGAGTGCAAACAAGGTGGTTGGAGCAAATAATACCTGCATTTCTCCACCTTCCGGTTGGACTATATTTTTTCCTGCTTCATATTTAGCGATGACCCTGTCCAGGATATCATGATCAAGAGACTTAAATGTTTTATCCATTATGCAATAGCTGATCCCTGATGCACTGCCGGGATACACAAGAGTAAAATATATGTAGTAAGTACTGTCCTGATGAGTCAGATCAGTACCATTTGAATTGATCACTTCAAAACTGCTGATGTCTTTTCCGGCATATATTTCCGATTCAGCATCAGTTCTCGTCTTGATATAATCACTCACACTCTGACATTCATCTGCCATTATATCTGCATTAAGATCCTCTATACCCGCATCATAACTCTCCAGACTCTCCACCAGGGGACTGTGAGGAAATTGATATTCTGCATTTACTCCACCCAGCATGGAATTCTCGGCATTCTTGATGAGTTCATCATTTGAATGAAGATTTCTGGTATAGGCGAATCCAAGGGTATTATCTCTGATCGCTCGCATACTAATTGCTGATTGGATTTTATTATCAATATTTTGCAAGGTAGAACTCTGGAACTGGATCGATGTAGATTCATTTTTGCCTTTGAAAATTTCCACCTGATCAAAATTTTCTTTCGCTGATTGCAGTAAATTTTTCATTAGTTACCTCCGATCACAAGATTTTTCACTATGATTTGCGGTCCACCAAAGCAGGAGCGGATATTAGTTTGTCCTTTACCACACCCACCGCGTTTAGTGAATTGCAGATCATTACCAATAGCGGAGATATTCTGCAATGTTTCATAAAGATTTCCTGAAACATTGATATCACGCACCATTTTTCCAAGTTTACCGTCTTTCACCTCATAACCATATTGAGCACCAAAGGTAAAATTCTCACCAGCGGTTTGACCGCCCTTAGGATCACAAAGGTAAATGCCGTCTTCAAGTTTATGTAATAGCTCTTCAAAACTGTCTTCACCCTTTTCTATATAAATAGTACCCATCCGAATTATTGGCGCATAACGGAAATCTTCGGCTATATTATGACCACTGACTGGTTCTCCAAATTCTTCCGCTGTCCGTCGCGAATGCAGCCTGCCAGTCAATACGCCTTCTTTCATTAATTGCACGTTTCTCACAGACACACCTTCATCGTCATACTTATAAAATCCCAAAAGTCCTTCCTGGGTGGCATCATCTACTATGTTCACTAAATCCGAACCAAGCTTGCTGCCTATTTCCATTTTCTCGCGCATGGCTGGAAGAGATTCTATCAGGTCTGCTTCAGAAAAATGTCCAAATGCTTCATGGGTAAACACACCAGTCATCATATGATTCAAGATACAGTTATATTTCCCACCCTTGATCGGCTCAGCTGATAACAGATCAATCGCTATACCTGCTCTTTTAGCAAAATTATCTTCCTGTCCACGGATATTCTGGAAACCATCACTGCCACCGGCTGATATGCGCACATTCTGGATCACATTCCCACTTTTGCTTTTAATATCGCCTGATAATACCGTTGTAACCAGTTCCTCGGATATCTCACTCCCTTCACTACTTACGAAGTACTTCTCGCGAATGATATCTGCATAACCCAGTTCGACATTGATTATTTTCTCCTGCTGAAGTGGTATCTTCACATATTTCTTCATTAAA encodes:
- a CDS encoding T9SS type A sorting domain-containing protein, yielding MKKYILILLIFTYLFLIANPPDWEPITGTEFSMILFARIAYNDTFFTSNEENIVAAFGPGGDSDCRCIAGWQDYDPYGFWYFNIVGNINGEMITFKFYDSVTDNIYECLQTYEFQDNANIGSPTEPALLSIDASLITGNISLSTTSPPAGNILDVIITNGTYTAHPNIYGNYQLSADPGTYNVTASLNDYNPVTITDVEVLEGQQTINIDFNLIDWVTITGTQYNMVFMCQVFINDEPFEGDINNHLAAFGPAGIEDCRGVAVWQEANPPYWDGYWFFTIVSNTQADSIYFSIFDSSSGNVYECQESILFENDATIGSPDEPFEINVDLHVIQHINPEPAWNWISFNVHPQDIAIESVFAPLEPFVYQVKNQLQSVIYYESIDTWLGDLSQITDGESYLIYMSNTYNDFSLEGVPIPVDRPIPLTAEWNWIAYFPQSIYDLDIALSSIVPEVIQVKTQAQSANYIDPPGYWVGDLLQMEPGIGYKIDMSSAAQLIYGSRDTNNNPQQPPATDDPPLWELINGTQYSMVYMANIILDGEAFTGDDENLAAAFGNAGDSDCRSIAAWQQPNPPAYDGFWYFTIIGNTEGEDIQFQIYDSLSDQVFTSQQSITFENNNTIGSPFEPAELIFYSSSEDNNELPDINSLCLNIYPNPFNPETTISFYLDDTQKVNLSIYNLKGQRIINLFDSILPQGDHKIGWDGKDNLNKKVSSGIYLIKLSLPEKTITKKTLLLK
- a CDS encoding arsenate reductase ArsC → MKKRILFVCIHNSARSQMAEAFCNELGGDRYTAESSGLEPGKLNPNVVKVMQEIGIDISSNECNSVFEYFKEGRSYSYLITVCDKTAAERCPIFPGLVIDGRIHWSFKDPSSLKGTEEEVLEETRKVRDEIKHQIIGFLDDI
- a CDS encoding metallopeptidase TldD-related protein, which translates into the protein MKNLLQSAKENFDQVEIFKGKNESTSIQFQSSTLQNIDNKIQSAISMRAIRDNTLGFAYTRNLHSNDELIKNAENSMLGGVNAEYQFPHSPLVESLESYDAGIEDLNADIMADECQSVSDYIKTRTDAESEIYAGKDISSFEVINSNGTDLTHQDSTYYIYFTLVYPGSASGISYCIMDKTFKSLDHDILDRVIAKYEAGKNIVQPEGGEMQVLFAPTTLFALTWRLALGTSSRSYYDKITPIAEKLGIRIFDEKLNLFTDPLDEQYPGCRPFDDEGVVCHRHNIIKNGVFEKRFNDLNYAQKLNERPTGHGIRGSITSLPSPVLHSLRLQPGHTSFDEMVQGMKRGVILESMLGAHSGNLPNGDFSLGVSPGLYVENGKIIGRLKEGMVSGNIYKMLKKIDAVEDTLHATGSNWMPSILVDNVHVAI
- a CDS encoding TldD/PmbA family protein, which gives rise to MIEKLKALLQKVDADYSDIRYEVRYDNALHFSNEELTAVTSSLTDGYVIRVLKGGGMSAVAFTSLVDAEKAIKSAIESAIVMGKYRKKPVKLAAIGVVKDQFKPPLVEDPREISMDEKISLMKKYVKIPLQQEKIINVELGYADIIREKYFVSSEGSEISEELVTTVLSGDIKSKSGNVIQNVRISAGGSDGFQNIRGQEDNFAKRAGIAIDLLSAEPIKGGKYNCILNHMMTGVFTHEAFGHFSEADLIESLPAMREKMEIGSKLGSDLVNIVDDATQEGLLGFYKYDDEGVSVRNVQLMKEGVLTGRLHSRRTAEEFGEPVSGHNIAEDFRYAPIIRMGTIYIEKGEDSFEELLHKLEDGIYLCDPKGGQTAGENFTFGAQYGYEVKDGKLGKMVRDINVSGNLYETLQNISAIGNDLQFTKRGGCGKGQTNIRSCFGGPQIIVKNLVIGGN